Proteins encoded within one genomic window of Xylophilus sp. GOD-11R:
- a CDS encoding LysR family transcriptional regulator: MKSENIDALWSHLHWLTVLRQQGSFTAAAARLGVSKAAMSQRIAELERAAGVPLVQRTTRSVRLTEAGERLVDGTRGAFDQIRDSFDGVRDLAAEPQGLLRVTAPVAFARQQLVPRLPAFLQAHPQVRLELDMSDRLRSLAMEGFDLAVRHTAAAPETHVAWMLAPTRSVLVASRAYLRRRGTPRAPTDLAAHDCLFYPRPQETPAWAFINAADGERVTIPIAGPFSANNSEVLRDAAIGGVGIALLPDFSAQSALQGSELVEVLPGWRNVDAFGEQLFAIRPYSPQVPRGVAAFVAFLRQAFAQGFSA; this comes from the coding sequence ATGAAATCGGAAAATATCGACGCCCTCTGGTCGCACCTCCACTGGCTCACGGTGCTGCGCCAGCAAGGCAGTTTCACCGCCGCCGCGGCGCGCCTGGGCGTGAGCAAGGCCGCCATGAGCCAGCGCATCGCCGAGCTGGAGCGCGCCGCCGGCGTGCCCCTGGTGCAGCGCACCACCCGGAGCGTGCGGCTGACCGAAGCCGGCGAACGCCTGGTCGACGGCACGCGCGGCGCGTTCGACCAGATCCGCGACAGCTTCGACGGCGTGCGCGACCTGGCGGCCGAGCCGCAGGGCCTGCTGCGGGTAACGGCGCCGGTCGCCTTCGCACGCCAGCAACTGGTGCCGCGTCTGCCGGCGTTCCTGCAGGCCCATCCGCAGGTGCGGCTCGAACTAGACATGTCCGACCGGCTGCGCTCGCTGGCGATGGAAGGCTTCGACCTGGCGGTACGGCACACGGCGGCGGCGCCCGAAACCCACGTCGCCTGGATGCTGGCCCCGACCCGCTCGGTGCTGGTGGCCAGCCGCGCCTACCTGCGCCGCCGCGGCACGCCGCGGGCGCCGACCGACCTTGCGGCGCACGACTGCCTGTTCTATCCCCGCCCCCAGGAAACGCCGGCCTGGGCCTTCATCAACGCGGCCGACGGCGAGCGGGTGACGATTCCGATTGCCGGCCCGTTCTCGGCGAACAACAGCGAGGTGCTGCGCGACGCGGCCATCGGCGGCGTGGGTATCGCGCTGCTGCCGGACTTCAGCGCGCAGTCGGCACTGCAGGGCAGCGAACTGGTGGAGGTGCTGCCGGGCTGGCGCAATGTGGACGCCTTCGGCGAGCAGCTTTTCGCGATCAGGCCGTATTCGCCGCAGGTGCCGCGCGGGGTGGCGGCTTTCGTGGCCTTTCTGCGCCAGGCGTTCGCGCAGGGCTTTTCGGCTTGA